Within Amycolatopsis sp. FDAARGOS 1241, the genomic segment TGATGTACGCGGTGGCGCGGAAGCGCGTCAGAGCGCCGCCGATGCGGGCCGGGCGGGTCTGGGCGGCACCGTCGGTGCTCGTGGTCATGGAATCGTCCTCACTTCCGGGCTTGCTCAGGACTGCTCAGGACTGCTGGTCGCGGGCGTGCAGCTCGCGCAAGTAGCGGTTGTATGCGGCGAGCTCGGCATCCTCGCCCTCGGCCGCCGCCGGCGCGGGTGCGGGCCGCGGCGGGGTCGCCGGCCTCGGGGCGGGCACGGTCACCTCGGCCGGCTCGGCCCGGGGCGCCTCCCCGCAGTTCTGCTCGGCCTGCTCGCGTTCGCGCAGCTTCTTGATCCGCCAGAACATGAACGCCGGGAACAGCCCGAACAGCGGCCACTGCAGCACGTAGCCCAGGTTCTGGAACGTGCCGCTCGCCGACATGAACCGGTCCCACTGCCACCACGCCAGCCCACAGCACAGCGCGAGGCTCACGACGCACGTCGCGACGATCGTGAGCCGGCGCCCGAGCGGGGACGCGGCCGGGCCGGAGTTCGCTGGCACAGAGCTGACGCTAGCACTGGGAATGAGTCCCGAAGCGGAGAGGCGCACCCGCACGTGGCCCGGCTCTCAGCCGGTGACCTCGCAGTTCGCACGGATTTCACACCGCGCGGGGCGCTCAGCCGGCTTGCACGGCCCGGGCCGACTTCGCGTAGCCGTCCGCGAGCCCGAACACCTTCTGCGCGTATTCGGTCGAGTTGTTGTACGACAGGATGCCGGACCACCAGCCGGACGCGGTGGCCATGTCGCGCCCGCCCGCGCACAGGTAGCGACCGGCGGCCAGCGCCGCGTCGTCGATCTGCTGGGGATCGCCGAGGCCGTCGCCGTTGCCGTCGGCGGCCCACTTGCGCCACGTGCCCGGGATGAACTGCATCGGGCCCACCGCGCGGTCCGTCACCGGGTCGCCGTCGAACCGGCCGCCGTCGGTGTCGCCGATCGCCCGCACACCCGTGGAACCGTCGAGCGGGACGCCGATGATCGGCTTGGACGGGCGCCCGTCGGCTTCGAGCACAGCGCCGCCGTACTGGCCGTGGTTCGACTCGATGCGGCCGATACCCGCGAGCGTGGCCCACGAGACCTTGCAGCCGGGGTCGGCCGAGCGCATCGCGAGCTCCGCGTTGCCGTACGCGTGCAGAGCCCGGGCGGGGATTCCCGTGACAGCAGCGACCTTGCGTGCCCAGTCGTCGAGCGGATCACCGGACGACCGGGCCGACTGCGGCGTGGTCTGCTGATCGGCTCCGCCCGCGACGACGGCGTTCACCGGGGCGGCCGAACCGGGTCGGACGTCGGCGGCTTTGACGCTCAGCGCCGGGATGTCCGTGGTCGTCGGGCTCGCGACCGGAGCCGACGCCCGCGTGATGAACCAGATCCCGCCGCCGGCCACCGCGAGGACCACCACGACCACCGCGAGCCGCACCGCCAGCGCTGTTCCCGCGTGGGAGCGGCGGACCGGCGCGGCGGGCGCCGCGGTCTGGTCCTCGGTCTGTTCGGTAGCGGGCACGGACTGCGGTCCTCCAGCGTGGCGGTCGGTCCCTCACACAACGAGCCCGCGCAGGTTAGCGTTACGCGAAGCTCGGGATCGGTGCCGCCACGCCGGTTCACCCGGCCGTGTAACGGGATCCGTCAGGCGGACTTCTGCTGCCGCGCGAGACGCGCGACGCACCACGCCGGCGCGCTGCCGCGCCGCAGGTGCTGGAGAACAGTCATCGGGCCGAGCCGGCGGGACAGGTCCGAGGGCGACAGGCCCGCCGCACGGTAGTCGAGGGCGCGCTGGTCGAGCGGGCTGATGCCGGCGTCCCACCACAGTTCGGCCTCGGCGACGTCGCCGACCATCTGCCACCAGCCGGCGGCGGCCACGAGCAGCTCTTCGGGGACTTCGGGCAACCGCACGCGCATGGCGGCGAGGTAACCGGGGTCCGCGGCGTCGACGGGCGCCCAGCGCGACGGACCGGACCGGGCGCGCTGGCCGGGGATACCGGGCGGAGCCTGGGGCGCGTCGGCCAGCCAGGCGGACGTGATCCGGTTGACCTC encodes:
- a CDS encoding lytic transglycosylase domain-containing protein — protein: MPATEQTEDQTAAPAAPVRRSHAGTALAVRLAVVVVVLAVAGGGIWFITRASAPVASPTTTDIPALSVKAADVRPGSAAPVNAVVAGGADQQTTPQSARSSGDPLDDWARKVAAVTGIPARALHAYGNAELAMRSADPGCKVSWATLAGIGRIESNHGQYGGAVLEADGRPSKPIIGVPLDGSTGVRAIGDTDGGRFDGDPVTDRAVGPMQFIPGTWRKWAADGNGDGLGDPQQIDDAALAAGRYLCAGGRDMATASGWWSGILSYNNSTEYAQKVFGLADGYAKSARAVQAG
- a CDS encoding helix-turn-helix transcriptional regulator, producing MTGDPGVDALIRQWADEREQTAEEQEVNRITSAWLADAPQAPPGIPGQRARSGPSRWAPVDAADPGYLAAMRVRLPEVPEELLVAAAGWWQMVGDVAEAELWWDAGISPLDQRALDYRAAGLSPSDLSRRLGPMTVLQHLRRGSAPAWCVARLARQQKSA